Within the Scyliorhinus canicula chromosome 18, sScyCan1.1, whole genome shotgun sequence genome, the region TTAAGAAAAGATCTGTTcctgcaacattttaaaaatagtcCTTTTAATTTCTTAAAACCAACTTATTAAATACTTTCCCAGCACTAACTCTAGACATGTCTTTTTTTTCAAGTTTTAGCAGGGTCTCTGAATTTTCAAGCTATATTTTCGTTCTGATGCATTTTTCAACATATACTGAAGAGTCAACAATGATGAGATTGTATTTGCATCTGAGCGCAAATGATTGCCTGAAATAGAACAGTATTAATGCTAGCCAAAAACTCACAATGGCACAAATTTAACTAGATTACTGCAATAGAATGTTACAAAAAAACTTTAGAATGCTAATGCTGAATTTAATATACATTGTCCGGAGTTAAATGATAGATACACAAGTTTGTGGATGCTATTTCCAAGTGTTAACTTATCTCCAGCCTGAAAAGTATGAATACTTTTAAGTACAACCTTAACATCGATATTATATCACACAACTACATTACCATTTACTGGGACATCTTTTAAATGTACAATGGTGTTTATTTTTGGGTATACTTGAAACACAAtgtcagcatgcaggtacagcaagtaattaggaatgccaacggaatgttggcctttattgcaagggggataAAGTATAAATGTAGGGACGTTctgctacaactgtacagggcatcgatgacaccacacctggagcactgtgtgcagttttgatctcctcacTCAAGGAAGACCATACTCAAGGGAAGCAGTTAaaagaaggttcactgggctgattcctgggatgaaggggctgtcttatgaaaaaaggttgagtagggacttccagtgacagcaggcgggaggcagccgctcgttggagggctcccgttcgggaacggcatggTGGGGGTTAACACCCGGTCCTCAGGGGAGCGAAGGCAGTAAAAGtcgggagaaagcacagggaagggaaatgtcgaggatcagtaaaaaaacagccatgaaaaaagcagctgaaagtcctcggggagtggaaaggtcaccacggggtctgtaaagaaaatggaggctggagcactggggaggccgcattgcttatggctgaagaaataactacagtgatggccgtggaattcgAAAGGCTGTTCACAAAACAcgtggaggcaatgaggaaggagatgggggtgcttttgaaagtgctggtggaggaggcgattacccaggtgaggacggcggtggcgagcgcagtggcggaggtgcgggagaaaGGTGAGGCGCTGAATGAAGTGGaaaagacattattgcagcagtgaacaacttacctcgatggggtaagagatgcagaaggtgatagagatcaacaaggatctgcaaggCAAAATGtaagacttggaaaacagatccacgcgacagaatttgaggattgtggggctgcccaaaggagtggaaggaccgaggccgactgagtattttgccacaatgttggcaaaactattgggggagggggaggatccctcccgatatgaactgggtcgggctcatcggtcgtggaggcctgtaccaaaggcgagtgagccgccaagagtagtgactctgtgcttccataggtacagtgtaaaggagaaggtcttgtgctgggctaagcagaagcgggtggactttacggtggagctggcgaggaggcaggctgccttcaactgggtgaagagggcactgtacattaacaTGGTTCAGTGCggtattgtatatccagcgaagctgagggtgacctacaagttcaaggactgttgggacggcggaagcagtggaggagtttgcgaaggcaggactgtggcagaattgagaaatggtcatgtactgaTGCAGCCTCATAactgcattttttgttttttgtttcactgcgtgctgctgtatgggctataggagccaatgttgtatatatttggacaagggaagaattAGGACttttcagtcgtaatgagggttctttggggtgcgggtgtgtatgcggggtttgtgtgctaaaggagacttttgggttttcctggggccgggcaagggggaaagagacccgggcgggggcctccatgctggccggtttaagccggccagtgaacgggggtgagggcctgcggccatcggagcctggcagaacagggtccgatgagtctagccggggtggaaagttggggggaaggagttttacaagaggaagtggaggggaggagttggggggtgggggttacaactcttgggtgtaatttacggtactctttcggaggttggatggcattgagtgtcgggggtggggggggattctaTATGTTAAAGGTGACCATGGGCAattccggactcctttttctcctttgcttttttTTCCCACCGtggaagggtttgttttatttgatgcatatattgacaggtgggccgttggttggggtggtgggaggatgggattgttgttgatgttaagggtatttactttgtatttgttaccgtttactgcttgttttggggggggggggggggtgtaaattttgacggaaaatgtgaaaatggagaataaaaatatatatttttttaaaaaggtcgaGTAGATTGGGCTGAGATTCACAAATTTAATGGAATGAAAAGTGATCTTATTGGAACATAGGagtctgagggggcttgacatgattctgaaggggctttacAGGGTAGATactaagaggatgtttcctctcatgggAGAATCTAAAACTGGGGGACAAATTTGAATAAGAGCTCTCCcattttaagaccgagatgaggtggaatttcttgaggttttgttagtgtttggaattctctttcccatcaagtagtggaggctggacattgaatatattcaaggctgagtcagTTGGGAGTCAAAGATTACGAGGGCAGGCAGGAACATGGAGCTACGGCCACAATCAGCTCATCCATGATGGTGGAACAGGGCCCCAGGACTAAATACTCTACTGTTCGTATTTCTTTACTCCTGTTCGTATTTCATATGTTCATAATTAGATTGGAAACAACACATTTCTCAAAGAGAACCCCTAAAATAGAATGACAGCTGAGGAAACAGTAATGCTATTTTTAAAACGTACTAGTATAGTAAACTGTTTTACGTTAAAGAATCATAATAGGGCatcctttctgtttttgttaaatTATTACCGCCCCCACTTACTTGTGCAGAGATATGTGGTGGCACAGAGTTGGTACTGACATGAATGTCAACTGCCTGAACTTCATTCAGGCCACTTGTGGAGGGCATCTCCTCACAATACGCAATCATCTGTGCAAGTGTAGAATATTGTGCTGCAATAAGATTTTTAAATCCCTCTGTCATGGTTCCATGTAACTGTTCTCCTAGTGAATCAAAGCCAGCCACGACTGCTTCTTTAAGTTTTGACCCCAATGCGTCCATAGCAACACTGTGGGCATTCATAAGAGAAGCTCCTGCTGTGCCGATAGCTTGCATAAGTGATGTTTCTACTGCAGCTGTCACTGGGGTTGCTATCTGCTCAATGGCTGACTGCAATGATGATAACCGCTGATCCAACCTAACCATACCATCTTCCAAAGTGGTGTGCATGAAGGCTAGTGACTGCTCAACACGAACTCCATGTTCTAACAGTCTCCGTTTGAAAGCTGGCCCATTAAGATCTGTAACTGCATCCAGCTGAGTAAGGGCCCCTACCATGCTGGGTCTCCATGCTTCAACAGTTGTCCCCTCAGCACCCACCACCACTTCCTCCCATTCTTCACTAGTGCTCAGTGACTCACTTGGTGTTTCCTGATTCTCATCCTTTATACCTCTAATTAGAGGCATATCTGTGTTGTCGAGTGGGATCGATGACAACTGGTATTCGGGTGCATGTTGCTCTTCTGATACTACATGCTGTCCACAGTGTTCTCTTTGTGCTTTGAAGAGGGAAAAGAATAGTACATTAAGAGTAAACCAAAATCCATTTTggttgtgctgcactgtcatttaAACAAAATAGCCTGTTTATGTAGTGGATGGACATACTCGTTTAACATTTCCTGTGCAAATCAGCGCACCTGAATAAAATATTACTTACAAATGGGTCTTGGCATGGTACCTATATCCACAGGCCGAAGGCCTTCGAGACTTTCCTTTCCGAACACAACTATCATATCATTTTCAAATTCCGTCAACGTTTTGACATCTGGAGGACCACCACCGCCCGCCGCCTGCCATGATCTTCTATTATAAGCGAGTTTTTCCTTTAAAAGAGTACAGACCTAAGGCAATAATAATCTGAGCCAATAAACCACAGTAATGTCAAATAAAAGCAGAACATCGCGGATGCaggaaatctgaagcaaaaacagaaaatgctggccaaaaaaaaacagaactctGCAGGGTCTGGTGGCATCGGTGAAGAGGGAAAACAGTTAACGTTGAGTGCAATGTGACTcttctccagatgctgccagacgaactatataatcatttttattgtcgcaagtaggcttacattgcaatgaagctactgtgaaaagtccctagtcgccacattccggcacctgttcgggtacactgagggagaattcagaatgtccaaattacctaacagcacgtctttcaggactagtgggaggaaaccctatgcagacatggggagaacgtgcaaactccacacagacagtaactcaggccgggaatcgaacccaggaccctggcactgtgaagccacagtgctaaccaactACAGCATCTTATGCAGCATGAAGCTGGAGTGCGCACCCACTCTTGTTCaatactggataaaagcaaattactgcggatgctggaatctgaaacgaaagagaaaatgctggaaaatctcagcacgtcgggcagcatctgtagggagagaaaagagctttgacaaagagtcatcggtttctaaacgttagcccttttctctccctacagatgctgccagacctgctgacattttccagcattttctctttcgcttgTTCAATACTTCGCTGATCCGGTGCAGCTTCTGTTTTTGGGATTTCCAACTGTTGGGGAATAAATCTTTCCCCGGGTGGCACACGCATCCCTGGCTCcctgttgtggggggtggggggggggctttcgcaCCATTTCATTACCTTGGTGCTTTTCTTCAAGTCGTGGACCTTCTTGCGGACTTCCTCCCAGGTCCTGCGGGTCCCGGAAACCGCGTTGACTCGGCCCGTCACGTACCGCCAGGCATCCCTCCTCCTCTGCGTGTCGGGGGGGTCGCCACCCCTCCCGAAGATCTCCTCCCGCCTCTCCATCACCGCGTCCACCAGGACACACAGGTCCCGGCTGCTGAAGCGAGCCTTGCGGATCCTCCTGTCTGCCATGTTGGAGAGCtgatgggggggcggagagagagagaaataaaagttTTTTGCGTTTTAACAAGAGAAGGGGGTTTAAAGTGACTATTGAAGGAataaggagggaggaggggaaaaaGGTATTAAACAAACAGCTCATGGCTGACGGGACAATAATTGTCGGTGCTGCCAATCTGCATGTTTGAAGGGCTTGTGCGCTTTCATCCCCATGTACAGACAACCATATTGGTGCTTTTCTCATAACTTCGTTTCAGTTTCCCGTCCTTGTTTCATCCTTTCTGACGTTTAGGAGATGTGTCAGCGAGCGGCTTTCTGCAGCCGCCCGCACCGACTGCAGTTGCTCGCGCTGCAGGATGGCGCTCGCGGCTCAGCTTTTAGGTTAtaacccccgcccccagcccgaCCTGCGGTGCGTGCCGGTCAGTGTAGTCCAACCGGCGCGCGGCCGCAACTCAGGACGAGGGAAGACTACAACCCCCAGCATGACCAGCGATGCCACCCGCTCCGGATTGGTCGGGTCGCGCCGCTGCGTGGATACGAGGGAGAGTGGCGGGGTGAAAGTTCGCACGAGCAAATATCCTTCACCGCGATCACAAACGCTCGCTTTGCCCATGTCAGCTGCAGAGACGGCGGGCTAGTTTCctcagtccccccccgcccctacaGCAACTGGGTAGGCCGCGAGTCAGTGCCCGGTAACAGTGAGGCCAATGGACAAGAGTGACCCTGTCCCCCGGCAATCCAGACTCTGCCCAGCCGGGGACGGCTTCCTCCAGCTTCATCACCGCCTTTTGCTTTCTGCATCCTGGCTGTTTGAATTTCAAGGTAAATCTGAAATGATGGGGCTCTCTCG harbors:
- the LOC119953436 gene encoding uncharacterized protein LOC119953436 isoform X3, producing the protein MADRRIRKARFSSRDLCVLVDAVMERREEIFGRGGDPPDTQRRRDAWRYVTGRVNAVSGTRRTWEEVRKKVHDLKKSTKVCTLLKEKLAYNRRSWQAAGGGGPPDVKTLTEFENDMIVVFGKESLEGLRPVDIGTMPRPISQREHCGQHVVSEEQHAPEYQLSSIPLDNTDMPLIRGIKDENQETPSNHLRSDANTISSLLTLQYMLKNASERKYSLKIQRPC
- the LOC119953436 gene encoding uncharacterized protein LOC119953436 isoform X1, whose amino-acid sequence is MADRRIRKARFSSRDLCVLVDAVMERREEIFGRGGDPPDTQRRRDAWRYVTGRVNAVSGTRRTWEEVRKKVHDLKKSTKVCTLLKEKLAYNRRSWQAAGGGGPPDVKTLTEFENDMIVVFGKESLEGLRPVDIGTMPRPISQREHCGQHVVSEEQHAPEYQLSSIPLDNTDMPLIRGIKDENQETPSESLSTSEEWEEVVVGAEGTTVEAWRPSMVGALTQLDAVTDLNGPAFKRRLLEHGVRVEQSLAFMHTTLEDGMVRLDQRLSSLQSAIEQIATPVTAAVETSLMQAIGTAGASLMNAHSVAMDALGSKLKEAVVAGFDSLGEQLHGTMTEGFKNLIAAQYSTLAQMIAYCEEMPSTSGLNEVQAVDIHVSTNSVPPHISAQVSGGGNNLTKTERMPYYDSLT
- the LOC119953436 gene encoding uncharacterized protein LOC119953436 isoform X2, which translates into the protein MADRRIRKARFSSRDLCVLVDAVMERREEIFGRGGDPPDTQRRRDAWRYVTGRVNAVSGTRRTWEEVRKKVHDLKKSTKEKLAYNRRSWQAAGGGGPPDVKTLTEFENDMIVVFGKESLEGLRPVDIGTMPRPISQREHCGQHVVSEEQHAPEYQLSSIPLDNTDMPLIRGIKDENQETPSESLSTSEEWEEVVVGAEGTTVEAWRPSMVGALTQLDAVTDLNGPAFKRRLLEHGVRVEQSLAFMHTTLEDGMVRLDQRLSSLQSAIEQIATPVTAAVETSLMQAIGTAGASLMNAHSVAMDALGSKLKEAVVAGFDSLGEQLHGTMTEGFKNLIAAQYSTLAQMIAYCEEMPSTSGLNEVQAVDIHVSTNSVPPHISAQVSGGGNNLTKTERMPYYDSLT